The following are encoded together in the Bos indicus isolate NIAB-ARS_2022 breed Sahiwal x Tharparkar chromosome 29, NIAB-ARS_B.indTharparkar_mat_pri_1.0, whole genome shotgun sequence genome:
- the TSPAN32 gene encoding tetraspanin-32 isoform X9 — translation MEPCSRVRVAKCQMLATSLFVLLLGSAMAATAALSYFGPHFTVIGPVSADRTTYEALHHWAFSAGIALAALLTLGAMLSAAATVRGAGGLMAAAFLSFALVFCALVQAAFWRAHSPTQMEDAVLDAYDRAYERALRSASGSGRQELVAIQDTGPQPPSPGAQSLQMHPGGIPVSAPVQSRCSWGPSESKQTLGSASAAPGHPPAYPRERRSYGLDSHVTLVGGEELFPSTWWGVREEEA, via the exons ATGGAGCCTTGCAGTCGAGTCAGGGTGGCCAAATGCCAGATGCTGGCCACCAGCCTCTTTGTTCTG ctcctgggctccgcCATGGCCGCCACAGCCGCGCTCAGCTACTTTGGGCCCCACTTCACTGTCATCGGCCCCGTGTCCGCAGACAGGACCACCTATGAGGCCTTGCACCACTGGG CCTTCTCCGCTGGAATTGCCCTGGCTGCACTCCTGACCCTGGGGGCCATGCTGAGCGCCGCAGCCACTGTGAGAGGGGCCGGGGGCCTCATGGCTGCG gcctTCCTGAGCTTTGCCCTGGTGTTCTGCGCCCTCGTACAGGCGGCCTTCTGGAGGGCCCACAGCCCCACTCAG ATGGAGGACGCCGTGCTGGACGCCTACGACCGGGCCTACGAGCGGGCGCTGAGGAGCGCATCCGGAAGCGGGCGGCAGGAGCTGGTGGCCATCCAGGACACG GGCCCGCAACCACCCTCCCCAGGAGCCCAGAGTCTACAGATGCATCCGGGAGGGATCCCCGTCTCCGCGCCCGTCCAAAGCAGATGCTCCTGGGGGCCGTCTGAGTCCAAGCAGACGCTCGGGTCAGCTTCTGCTGCTCCAGGACACCCACCCGCCTACCCACGGGAGCGGAGAAGCTACGGTCTCGACTCGCATGTGACCCTCGTGGGAGGGGAGGAGCTGTTTCCCTCCACGTGGTGGGGGGTCAGGGAAGAGGAGGCTTGA
- the TSPAN32 gene encoding tetraspanin-32 isoform X6, with protein MEPCSRVRVAKCQMLATSLFVLLLGSAMAATAALSYFGPHFTVIGPVSADRTTYEALHHWAFSAGIALAALLTLGAMLSAAATVRGAGGLMAAAFLSFALVFCALVQAAFWRAHSPTQMEDAVLDAYDRAYERALRSASGSGRQELVAIQDTDCLRGIQSFLRVHRNIVSTLIGLGLAFTGPQPPSPGAQSLQMHPGGIPVSAPVQSRCSWGPSESKQTLGSASAAPGHPPAYPRERRSYGLDSHVTLVGGEELFPSTWWGVREEEA; from the exons ATGGAGCCTTGCAGTCGAGTCAGGGTGGCCAAATGCCAGATGCTGGCCACCAGCCTCTTTGTTCTG ctcctgggctccgcCATGGCCGCCACAGCCGCGCTCAGCTACTTTGGGCCCCACTTCACTGTCATCGGCCCCGTGTCCGCAGACAGGACCACCTATGAGGCCTTGCACCACTGGG CCTTCTCCGCTGGAATTGCCCTGGCTGCACTCCTGACCCTGGGGGCCATGCTGAGCGCCGCAGCCACTGTGAGAGGGGCCGGGGGCCTCATGGCTGCG gcctTCCTGAGCTTTGCCCTGGTGTTCTGCGCCCTCGTACAGGCGGCCTTCTGGAGGGCCCACAGCCCCACTCAG ATGGAGGACGCCGTGCTGGACGCCTACGACCGGGCCTACGAGCGGGCGCTGAGGAGCGCATCCGGAAGCGGGCGGCAGGAGCTGGTGGCCATCCAGGACACG GACTGCCTGCGGGGGATCCAGAGCTTCCTGAGGGTGCACAGGAACATCGTCTCCACCCTGATCGGCCTGGGCCTCGCCTTCACG GGCCCGCAACCACCCTCCCCAGGAGCCCAGAGTCTACAGATGCATCCGGGAGGGATCCCCGTCTCCGCGCCCGTCCAAAGCAGATGCTCCTGGGGGCCGTCTGAGTCCAAGCAGACGCTCGGGTCAGCTTCTGCTGCTCCAGGACACCCACCCGCCTACCCACGGGAGCGGAGAAGCTACGGTCTCGACTCGCATGTGACCCTCGTGGGAGGGGAGGAGCTGTTTCCCTCCACGTGGTGGGGGGTCAGGGAAGAGGAGGCTTGA
- the TSPAN32 gene encoding tetraspanin-32 isoform X2 yields MEPCSRVRVAKCQMLATSLFVLLLGSAMAATAALSYFGPHFTVIGPVSADRTTYEALHHWAFSAGIALAALLTLGAMLSAAATVRGAGGLMAAAFLSFALVFCALVQAAFWRAHSPTQMEDAVLDAYDRAYERALRSASGSGRQELVAIQDTFRCCGKSSPLGLLGGLEADLCQGEEAARQDCLRGIQSFLRVHRNIVSTLIGLGLAFTGPQPPSPGAQSLQMHPGGIPVSAPVQSRCSWGPSESKQTLGSASAAPGHPPAYPRERRSYGLDSHVTLVGGEELFPSTWWGVREEEA; encoded by the exons ATGGAGCCTTGCAGTCGAGTCAGGGTGGCCAAATGCCAGATGCTGGCCACCAGCCTCTTTGTTCTG ctcctgggctccgcCATGGCCGCCACAGCCGCGCTCAGCTACTTTGGGCCCCACTTCACTGTCATCGGCCCCGTGTCCGCAGACAGGACCACCTATGAGGCCTTGCACCACTGGG CCTTCTCCGCTGGAATTGCCCTGGCTGCACTCCTGACCCTGGGGGCCATGCTGAGCGCCGCAGCCACTGTGAGAGGGGCCGGGGGCCTCATGGCTGCG gcctTCCTGAGCTTTGCCCTGGTGTTCTGCGCCCTCGTACAGGCGGCCTTCTGGAGGGCCCACAGCCCCACTCAG ATGGAGGACGCCGTGCTGGACGCCTACGACCGGGCCTACGAGCGGGCGCTGAGGAGCGCATCCGGAAGCGGGCGGCAGGAGCTGGTGGCCATCCAGGACACG TTCCGGTGTTGTGGCAAGAGCTCGCCCCTTGGGCTCCTGGGGGGCTTGGAAGCCGACCTGTGTCAGGGGGAGGAGGCTGCCAGACAG GACTGCCTGCGGGGGATCCAGAGCTTCCTGAGGGTGCACAGGAACATCGTCTCCACCCTGATCGGCCTGGGCCTCGCCTTCACG GGCCCGCAACCACCCTCCCCAGGAGCCCAGAGTCTACAGATGCATCCGGGAGGGATCCCCGTCTCCGCGCCCGTCCAAAGCAGATGCTCCTGGGGGCCGTCTGAGTCCAAGCAGACGCTCGGGTCAGCTTCTGCTGCTCCAGGACACCCACCCGCCTACCCACGGGAGCGGAGAAGCTACGGTCTCGACTCGCATGTGACCCTCGTGGGAGGGGAGGAGCTGTTTCCCTCCACGTGGTGGGGGGTCAGGGAAGAGGAGGCTTGA
- the TSPAN32 gene encoding tetraspanin-32 isoform X8 has protein sequence MEPCSRVRVAKCQMLATSLFVLLLGSAMAATAALSYFGPHFTVIGPVSADRTTYEALHHWAFSAGIALAALLTLGAMLSAAATVRGAGGLMAAAFLSFALVFCALVQAAFWRAHSPTQMEDAVLDAYDRAYERALRSASGSGRQELVAIQDTVYAMLLSSFIWFTIRLGRYPVSQRARNHPPQEPRVYRCIREGSPSPRPSKADAPGGRLSPSRRSGQLLLLQDTHPPTHGSGEATVSTRM, from the exons ATGGAGCCTTGCAGTCGAGTCAGGGTGGCCAAATGCCAGATGCTGGCCACCAGCCTCTTTGTTCTG ctcctgggctccgcCATGGCCGCCACAGCCGCGCTCAGCTACTTTGGGCCCCACTTCACTGTCATCGGCCCCGTGTCCGCAGACAGGACCACCTATGAGGCCTTGCACCACTGGG CCTTCTCCGCTGGAATTGCCCTGGCTGCACTCCTGACCCTGGGGGCCATGCTGAGCGCCGCAGCCACTGTGAGAGGGGCCGGGGGCCTCATGGCTGCG gcctTCCTGAGCTTTGCCCTGGTGTTCTGCGCCCTCGTACAGGCGGCCTTCTGGAGGGCCCACAGCCCCACTCAG ATGGAGGACGCCGTGCTGGACGCCTACGACCGGGCCTACGAGCGGGCGCTGAGGAGCGCATCCGGAAGCGGGCGGCAGGAGCTGGTGGCCATCCAGGACACG GTGTACGCAATGCTGCTTAGCTCCTTCATCTGGTTCACCATCCGCTTGGGCAGATACCCCGTGAGCCAACG GGCCCGCAACCACCCTCCCCAGGAGCCCAGAGTCTACAGATGCATCCGGGAGGGATCCCCGTCTCCGCGCCCGTCCAAAGCAGATGCTCCTGGGGGCCGTCTGAGTCCAAGCAGACGCTCGGGTCAGCTTCTGCTGCTCCAGGACACCCACCCGCCTACCCACGGGAGCGGAGAAGCTACGGTCTCGACTCGCATGTGA
- the TSPAN32 gene encoding tetraspanin-32 isoform X5 — MEPCSRVRVAKCQMLATSLFVLLLGSAMAATAALSYFGPHFTVIGPVSADRTTYEALHHWAFSAGIALAALLTLGAMLSAAATVRGAGGLMAAAFLSFALVFCALVQAAFWRAHSPTQMEDAVLDAYDRAYERALRSASGSGRQELVAIQDTDCLRGIQSFLRVHRNIVSTLIGLGLAFTVYAMLLSSFIWFTIRLGRYPVSQRARNHPPQEPRVYRCIREGSPSPRPSKADAPGGRLSPSRRSGQLLLLQDTHPPTHGSGEATVSTRM, encoded by the exons ATGGAGCCTTGCAGTCGAGTCAGGGTGGCCAAATGCCAGATGCTGGCCACCAGCCTCTTTGTTCTG ctcctgggctccgcCATGGCCGCCACAGCCGCGCTCAGCTACTTTGGGCCCCACTTCACTGTCATCGGCCCCGTGTCCGCAGACAGGACCACCTATGAGGCCTTGCACCACTGGG CCTTCTCCGCTGGAATTGCCCTGGCTGCACTCCTGACCCTGGGGGCCATGCTGAGCGCCGCAGCCACTGTGAGAGGGGCCGGGGGCCTCATGGCTGCG gcctTCCTGAGCTTTGCCCTGGTGTTCTGCGCCCTCGTACAGGCGGCCTTCTGGAGGGCCCACAGCCCCACTCAG ATGGAGGACGCCGTGCTGGACGCCTACGACCGGGCCTACGAGCGGGCGCTGAGGAGCGCATCCGGAAGCGGGCGGCAGGAGCTGGTGGCCATCCAGGACACG GACTGCCTGCGGGGGATCCAGAGCTTCCTGAGGGTGCACAGGAACATCGTCTCCACCCTGATCGGCCTGGGCCTCGCCTTCACG GTGTACGCAATGCTGCTTAGCTCCTTCATCTGGTTCACCATCCGCTTGGGCAGATACCCCGTGAGCCAACG GGCCCGCAACCACCCTCCCCAGGAGCCCAGAGTCTACAGATGCATCCGGGAGGGATCCCCGTCTCCGCGCCCGTCCAAAGCAGATGCTCCTGGGGGCCGTCTGAGTCCAAGCAGACGCTCGGGTCAGCTTCTGCTGCTCCAGGACACCCACCCGCCTACCCACGGGAGCGGAGAAGCTACGGTCTCGACTCGCATGTGA
- the TSPAN32 gene encoding tetraspanin-32 isoform X4: MEPCSRVRVAKCQMLATSLFVLLLGSAMAATAALSYFGPHFTVIGPVSADRTTYEALHHWAFSAGIALAALLTLGAMLSAAATVRGAGGLMAAAFLSFALVFCALVQAAFWRAHSPTQMEDAVLDAYDRAYERALRSASGSGRQELVAIQDTFRCCGKSSPLGLLGGLEADLCQGEEAARQVYAMLLSSFIWFTIRLGRYPVSQRARNHPPQEPRVYRCIREGSPSPRPSKADAPGGRLSPSRRSGQLLLLQDTHPPTHGSGEATVSTRM, from the exons ATGGAGCCTTGCAGTCGAGTCAGGGTGGCCAAATGCCAGATGCTGGCCACCAGCCTCTTTGTTCTG ctcctgggctccgcCATGGCCGCCACAGCCGCGCTCAGCTACTTTGGGCCCCACTTCACTGTCATCGGCCCCGTGTCCGCAGACAGGACCACCTATGAGGCCTTGCACCACTGGG CCTTCTCCGCTGGAATTGCCCTGGCTGCACTCCTGACCCTGGGGGCCATGCTGAGCGCCGCAGCCACTGTGAGAGGGGCCGGGGGCCTCATGGCTGCG gcctTCCTGAGCTTTGCCCTGGTGTTCTGCGCCCTCGTACAGGCGGCCTTCTGGAGGGCCCACAGCCCCACTCAG ATGGAGGACGCCGTGCTGGACGCCTACGACCGGGCCTACGAGCGGGCGCTGAGGAGCGCATCCGGAAGCGGGCGGCAGGAGCTGGTGGCCATCCAGGACACG TTCCGGTGTTGTGGCAAGAGCTCGCCCCTTGGGCTCCTGGGGGGCTTGGAAGCCGACCTGTGTCAGGGGGAGGAGGCTGCCAGACAG GTGTACGCAATGCTGCTTAGCTCCTTCATCTGGTTCACCATCCGCTTGGGCAGATACCCCGTGAGCCAACG GGCCCGCAACCACCCTCCCCAGGAGCCCAGAGTCTACAGATGCATCCGGGAGGGATCCCCGTCTCCGCGCCCGTCCAAAGCAGATGCTCCTGGGGGCCGTCTGAGTCCAAGCAGACGCTCGGGTCAGCTTCTGCTGCTCCAGGACACCCACCCGCCTACCCACGGGAGCGGAGAAGCTACGGTCTCGACTCGCATGTGA
- the TSPAN32 gene encoding tetraspanin-32 isoform X1 gives MEPCSRVRVAKCQMLATSLFVLLLGSAMAATAALSYFGPHFTVIGPVSADRTTYEALHHWAFSAGIALAALLTLGAMLSAAATVRGAGGLMAAAFLSFALVFCALVQAAFWRAHSPTQMEDAVLDAYDRAYERALRSASGSGRQELVAIQDTFRCCGKSSPLGLLGGLEADLCQGEEAARQDCLRGIQSFLRVHRNIVSTLIGLGLAFTVYAMLLSSFIWFTIRLGRYPVSQRARNHPPQEPRVYRCIREGSPSPRPSKADAPGGRLSPSRRSGQLLLLQDTHPPTHGSGEATVSTRM, from the exons ATGGAGCCTTGCAGTCGAGTCAGGGTGGCCAAATGCCAGATGCTGGCCACCAGCCTCTTTGTTCTG ctcctgggctccgcCATGGCCGCCACAGCCGCGCTCAGCTACTTTGGGCCCCACTTCACTGTCATCGGCCCCGTGTCCGCAGACAGGACCACCTATGAGGCCTTGCACCACTGGG CCTTCTCCGCTGGAATTGCCCTGGCTGCACTCCTGACCCTGGGGGCCATGCTGAGCGCCGCAGCCACTGTGAGAGGGGCCGGGGGCCTCATGGCTGCG gcctTCCTGAGCTTTGCCCTGGTGTTCTGCGCCCTCGTACAGGCGGCCTTCTGGAGGGCCCACAGCCCCACTCAG ATGGAGGACGCCGTGCTGGACGCCTACGACCGGGCCTACGAGCGGGCGCTGAGGAGCGCATCCGGAAGCGGGCGGCAGGAGCTGGTGGCCATCCAGGACACG TTCCGGTGTTGTGGCAAGAGCTCGCCCCTTGGGCTCCTGGGGGGCTTGGAAGCCGACCTGTGTCAGGGGGAGGAGGCTGCCAGACAG GACTGCCTGCGGGGGATCCAGAGCTTCCTGAGGGTGCACAGGAACATCGTCTCCACCCTGATCGGCCTGGGCCTCGCCTTCACG GTGTACGCAATGCTGCTTAGCTCCTTCATCTGGTTCACCATCCGCTTGGGCAGATACCCCGTGAGCCAACG GGCCCGCAACCACCCTCCCCAGGAGCCCAGAGTCTACAGATGCATCCGGGAGGGATCCCCGTCTCCGCGCCCGTCCAAAGCAGATGCTCCTGGGGGCCGTCTGAGTCCAAGCAGACGCTCGGGTCAGCTTCTGCTGCTCCAGGACACCCACCCGCCTACCCACGGGAGCGGAGAAGCTACGGTCTCGACTCGCATGTGA
- the TSPAN32 gene encoding tetraspanin-32 isoform X3 encodes MEPCSRVRVAKCQMLATSLFVLLLGSAMAATAALSYFGPHFTVIGPVSADRTTYEALHHWAFSAGIALAALLTLGAMLSAAATVRGAGGLMAAMEDAVLDAYDRAYERALRSASGSGRQELVAIQDTFRCCGKSSPLGLLGGLEADLCQGEEAARQDCLRGIQSFLRVHRNIVSTLIGLGLAFTVYAMLLSSFIWFTIRLGRYPVSQRARNHPPQEPRVYRCIREGSPSPRPSKADAPGGRLSPSRRSGQLLLLQDTHPPTHGSGEATVSTRM; translated from the exons ATGGAGCCTTGCAGTCGAGTCAGGGTGGCCAAATGCCAGATGCTGGCCACCAGCCTCTTTGTTCTG ctcctgggctccgcCATGGCCGCCACAGCCGCGCTCAGCTACTTTGGGCCCCACTTCACTGTCATCGGCCCCGTGTCCGCAGACAGGACCACCTATGAGGCCTTGCACCACTGGG CCTTCTCCGCTGGAATTGCCCTGGCTGCACTCCTGACCCTGGGGGCCATGCTGAGCGCCGCAGCCACTGTGAGAGGGGCCGGGGGCCTCATGGCTGCG ATGGAGGACGCCGTGCTGGACGCCTACGACCGGGCCTACGAGCGGGCGCTGAGGAGCGCATCCGGAAGCGGGCGGCAGGAGCTGGTGGCCATCCAGGACACG TTCCGGTGTTGTGGCAAGAGCTCGCCCCTTGGGCTCCTGGGGGGCTTGGAAGCCGACCTGTGTCAGGGGGAGGAGGCTGCCAGACAG GACTGCCTGCGGGGGATCCAGAGCTTCCTGAGGGTGCACAGGAACATCGTCTCCACCCTGATCGGCCTGGGCCTCGCCTTCACG GTGTACGCAATGCTGCTTAGCTCCTTCATCTGGTTCACCATCCGCTTGGGCAGATACCCCGTGAGCCAACG GGCCCGCAACCACCCTCCCCAGGAGCCCAGAGTCTACAGATGCATCCGGGAGGGATCCCCGTCTCCGCGCCCGTCCAAAGCAGATGCTCCTGGGGGCCGTCTGAGTCCAAGCAGACGCTCGGGTCAGCTTCTGCTGCTCCAGGACACCCACCCGCCTACCCACGGGAGCGGAGAAGCTACGGTCTCGACTCGCATGTGA
- the TSPAN32 gene encoding tetraspanin-32 isoform X7, producing the protein MEPCSRVRVAKCQMLATSLFVLLLGSAMAATAALSYFGPHFTVIGPVSADRTTYEALHHWAFSAGIALAALLTLGAMLSAAATVRGAGGLMAAAFLSFALVFCALVQAAFWRAHSPTQINRSRWTQARPSSHHGGRRAGRLRPGLRAGAEERIRKRAAGAGGHPGHVPVLWQELAPWAPGGLGSRPVSGGGGCQTGLPAGDPELPEGAQEHRLHPDRPGPRLHGPATTLPRSPESTDASGRDPRLRARPKQMLLGAV; encoded by the exons ATGGAGCCTTGCAGTCGAGTCAGGGTGGCCAAATGCCAGATGCTGGCCACCAGCCTCTTTGTTCTG ctcctgggctccgcCATGGCCGCCACAGCCGCGCTCAGCTACTTTGGGCCCCACTTCACTGTCATCGGCCCCGTGTCCGCAGACAGGACCACCTATGAGGCCTTGCACCACTGGG CCTTCTCCGCTGGAATTGCCCTGGCTGCACTCCTGACCCTGGGGGCCATGCTGAGCGCCGCAGCCACTGTGAGAGGGGCCGGGGGCCTCATGGCTGCG gcctTCCTGAGCTTTGCCCTGGTGTTCTGCGCCCTCGTACAGGCGGCCTTCTGGAGGGCCCACAGCCCCACTCAG ATCAACAGAAGCAGGTGGACACAGGCCAGGCCCTCCTCCCACC ATGGAGGACGCCGTGCTGGACGCCTACGACCGGGCCTACGAGCGGGCGCTGAGGAGCGCATCCGGAAGCGGGCGGCAGGAGCTGGTGGCCATCCAGGACACG TTCCGGTGTTGTGGCAAGAGCTCGCCCCTTGGGCTCCTGGGGGGCTTGGAAGCCGACCTGTGTCAGGGGGAGGAGGCTGCCAGACAG GACTGCCTGCGGGGGATCCAGAGCTTCCTGAGGGTGCACAGGAACATCGTCTCCACCCTGATCGGCCTGGGCCTCGCCTTCACG GGCCCGCAACCACCCTCCCCAGGAGCCCAGAGTCTACAGATGCATCCGGGAGGGATCCCCGTCTCCGCGCCCGTCCAAAGCAGATGCTCCTGGGGGCCGTCTGA
- the TSPAN32 gene encoding tetraspanin-32 isoform X10: MEPCSRVRVAKCQMLATSLFVLLLGSAMAATAALSYFGPHFTVIGPVSADRTTYEALHHWAFSAGIALAALLTLGAMLSAAATVRGAGGLMAAAFLSFALVFCALVQAAFWRAHSPTQINRSRWTQARPSSHHGGRRAGRLRPGLRAGAEERIRKRAAGAGGHPGHGLPAGDPELPEGAQEHRLHPDRPGPRLHGPATTLPRSPESTDASGRDPRLRARPKQMLLGAV; this comes from the exons ATGGAGCCTTGCAGTCGAGTCAGGGTGGCCAAATGCCAGATGCTGGCCACCAGCCTCTTTGTTCTG ctcctgggctccgcCATGGCCGCCACAGCCGCGCTCAGCTACTTTGGGCCCCACTTCACTGTCATCGGCCCCGTGTCCGCAGACAGGACCACCTATGAGGCCTTGCACCACTGGG CCTTCTCCGCTGGAATTGCCCTGGCTGCACTCCTGACCCTGGGGGCCATGCTGAGCGCCGCAGCCACTGTGAGAGGGGCCGGGGGCCTCATGGCTGCG gcctTCCTGAGCTTTGCCCTGGTGTTCTGCGCCCTCGTACAGGCGGCCTTCTGGAGGGCCCACAGCCCCACTCAG ATCAACAGAAGCAGGTGGACACAGGCCAGGCCCTCCTCCCACC ATGGAGGACGCCGTGCTGGACGCCTACGACCGGGCCTACGAGCGGGCGCTGAGGAGCGCATCCGGAAGCGGGCGGCAGGAGCTGGTGGCCATCCAGGACACG GACTGCCTGCGGGGGATCCAGAGCTTCCTGAGGGTGCACAGGAACATCGTCTCCACCCTGATCGGCCTGGGCCTCGCCTTCACG GGCCCGCAACCACCCTCCCCAGGAGCCCAGAGTCTACAGATGCATCCGGGAGGGATCCCCGTCTCCGCGCCCGTCCAAAGCAGATGCTCCTGGGGGCCGTCTGA